In Nymphaea colorata isolate Beijing-Zhang1983 chromosome 3, ASM883128v2, whole genome shotgun sequence, a genomic segment contains:
- the LOC116251260 gene encoding scarecrow-like protein 18 codes for MLGPFGGAHEEEENKGTTSAAAAAAAAAAAGATPTVAPPTAVTELMVRQRQPHPRPGSDPASQLRQILINCAQMVARSDYHSAAPLLSFLSTSSSPLGDSTDRLVSQFAKALSFRLHRHQQYGHQQQQHGPVDDDPQVLQSSFLSLNQITPFIRFSHLTANQAILEAVEGHDSVHILDFDTMQGVQWPPLMQAMAERSKGNPPAIRITGTGSDLDTLLRTGSRLEMFALSLGLRFRFRPYLVRRLSDLANLPASLDLLPDEALAVNCVLHLHKLLRGWGGVDPSADLTLVLRALKSMNPKVLTLAEREARHNHPVFLRRFGEALEHYSALFESLEATLPPSSQERVAVEQVWFGREIADIVSAEEEERRERHERFERWAEIMKAAGFSNMPLSAFAFSQARALLRLHYPSEGYQLQLFNDSFFLGWQSHPLFSVSSWH; via the coding sequence ATGCTCGGCCCCTTCGGTGGCGctcatgaagaagaagagaacaaGGGGACgacatcagcagcagcagcagcggcggcggcggcggcggcgggaGCAACGCCAACTGTAGCTCCACCAACAGCCGTAACGGAGCTGATGGTGCGGCAACGCCAGCCTCATCCTCGCCCGGGCTCCGACCCTGCGAGCCAACTCCGTCAGATCCTCATCAACTGCGCTCAGATGGTGGCTCGATCGGACTACCACTCGGCCGCGCCATTGCTCTCCTTCCTGtccacctcctcctcccccttggGCGATTCCACCGACCGACTTGTTTCCCAATTCGCCAAGGCCCTCTCCTTCCGACTCCACCGCCACCAGCAGTACGgccatcagcagcagcagcacggGCCGGTCGACGACGACCCGCAGGTGCTGCAATCCTCCTTTCTGTCGCTGAACCAGATCACGCCCTTCATTCGCTTCAGCCACCTGACTGCCAACCAGGCCATACTGGAGGCCGTGGAGGGCCACGACTCCGTCCACATCCTCGACTTCGATACCATGCAAGGGGTGCAATGGCCACCCCTCATGCAGGCGATGGCGGAGAGGTCCAAGGGCAACCCTCCGGCGATCAGGATCACGGGGACGGGGTCGGACCTAGACACCCTCTTGCGGACGGGGTCGAGATTGGAGATGTTCGCGCTGTCGCTGGGCCTCCGCTTCCGTTTCCGGCCCTACCTCGTCCGCCGCCTCTCCGACCTGGCCAACCTCCCGGCCTCCCTCGACCTCTTGCCGGACGAGGCCCTGGCCGTCAACTGCGTGCTTCACCTCCACAAGCTGCTGCGGGGTTGGGGAGGCGTCGACCCCTCCGCCGACCTGACGTTGGTGCTGCGAGCCCTCAAGTCTATGAACCCCAAGGTGCTGACGCTGGCGGAGCGCGAGGCGCGGCACAACCACCCCGTCTTCCTCCGCCGCTTCGGCGAGGCGCTCGAACACTACTCGGCGCTGTTCGAGTCGCTGGAGGCCACGCTGCCGCCGAGCAGCCAGGAGCGGGTGGCGGTGGAGCAGGTCTGGTTCGGCAGGGAGATCGCCGACATCGTGTCGgccgaggaggaggagaggcGGGAGAGGCACGAGAGGTTCGAGAGGTGGGCGGAGATCATGAAGGCTGCCGGCTTCTCCAACATGCCCCTCAGCGCCTTCGCCTTCTCTCAGGCCAGGGCCCTCCTCAGGCTCCATTATCCTTCCGAAGGCTACCAACTCCAGCTCTTCAACGATTCCTTCTTCCTCGGTTGGCAAAGCCATCCCTTATTCTCCGTCTCCTCCTGGCACTAG